The Streptomyces sp. 11x1 genomic sequence CCTACACCCCGCCCTCGGGCCTCATCCGTGACCCCAGCATCTTCAAGCACACCGACGGCTTCTACTACCTCACGTACACCACCAACTGGACCGGGAACACGATCGGTTTCGCCCGCAGCACCGACCGGGTGAACTGGACGTTCCTGTACAACCACACGATCCCGATCAGCGGGCTGACCCGCACCTGGGCGCCCGAGTGGTTCATCGACACCGACGGCAGCGTCAACGTCATCGTCTCCCTGACGGCGGCGAGCACCGCCGTCCACTTCACCGCCCACAAGATCACGGCGACCAACTCCGCGCTGACCGCCTGGTCCGCGCCCACCCAGCTGGCCGGCATCGGGCCGAACAACATCGACACCTTTGTCGTCAAGGTCGGCTCCACGTACCACGCGTTCACCAAGAACGAGACGACGAAGTACATCGAGTACGCCACCGCCTCCAGCTTCACCGGCCCCTACACCAAGCAGAAGACGGGCGACTGGGCCGGATTCGGCGACTGGGTCGAGGGCCCGGCCCTGGTCCAGCTCGACAACGGGGGCTGGCGCATCTACTACGACGGCTACCGCGCCGGGAAGTACTGGTACAGCGACAGCTACGACAACTTCGCCACCTGGTCCACGCCCACCGAGGTGCCCGGGCTGTCCGGCTTCATACGCCACGCCACCGTGCTGAAGGAGACAGTCTCCGGCGGTGTGACCCTCCCGACCAACACCACCCGCTCCCTCCAGTCCGTCAACTACCCCGGCCGGTACGCCGCAGTGCGCTCCGACAACCTCGGCTACATCGACCCGGTAACCTCCTCCAGCAGCACCGCCGTCAAGCAGAGCGCCACCTTCACGATCGTGCCCGGCCTCGCGGACGCCAACTGCTACTCCTTCCGCGACTCCTCGGGCCGCTATCTGCGGCACTGGGACTACCGGATCCGCTTCGACAGCAGCAACGGCACGGCCGTCTTCAACAAGGACGCCACGTACTGCGCCCGTCCGGGCGCGACCGCGGGTTCGGTGAGCCTGGAGTCGTACAACTACCCGGGCCGCTACCTCCGCCACTACGGCTACGCACTCCGCGTCGACCTCTACCAGAACACCGACACCTTCCGCGCCGACAGCAGCTTCACGGCCGTGAGCCCCTGGGCATAACAGCACCGAGCGAAGCCCCCGCGCCACCTGCTCTTCAGGGGCGCGGGGAACTGCGCGGCCAGCCCCCACCGGACCCGCACATGGGGGTCAAAGGGGCACAGCCCCTTGAGGATGGGACGGGTAGGGGCGGCGGGGGCGAGAAAAGGATCCCGCCCCCGCCCTCCCCCTAACCCACCGCCACGGCCCCCGGCGCCGCCGCATACCCGGCAGGCCGCGCCGTGAACGTCCCCCGCCCCTGCGTCCGGCTCCGCAACCGCGTCGCGTACCCGAACAACTCCGCCAGCGGCACGACCGCGGTCACGACCACAGACTCACCCCGGGTCACGGAATCCGTCACCCGCCCCCGCCGAGCCGCGAGATCCCCGAGCACCCCGCCCACGGCATCCGCAGGCACGGTCACCATGACATCGGCGACAGGCTCCAGCAGCCCCATCACCGCCGCCCGCATGGCCTCCCGGAGCCCGAGCCGCCCGGCGGTACGGAAGGCCATCTCCGAGGAGTCCTTGGAATGGGTCGCCCCGTCGGTCAGGGTGACGCTCAGCCCCGTCACCGGGTGACCACCGAGCGGCCCCTCGGCAAGCGCGTCACGGCAGCCGGCCTCGACCGCGCGCACGTACTCCTGCGGCACCCGCCCGCCCACGACGGTGGAGCGGAAGACGAAGCCCGTGGCGGCACCGTCACCGTCGGCCTCCGAGGGCGGCAGAGGCGCCACGTCCAGCACGACGTGCGCGAACTGCCCGGCCCCGCCGTCCTGTTTGACGTGCCGGAAGACCAGCCCCGACACCCCACGCACGACCGTCTCGCGACAGGCCACGCGAGGCCGACCGACGGCCACCTCCAGCCCATGGGCCTGCCGGACCTTCTCCACCGCAACCTCCAGATGCAGTTCGCCCATGCCGGACAGCAGGGTCTGCCCGGTCTCGGGGTCGGTCCGCACCACCAGCGAGGGGTCCTCCTCGGCGAGCCGTGCGAGGGCAGTGGCGAGCCGGTCGGTGTCGGTGCTCCGGCGCGCCTCGACGGCCACCGACACCACGGGGTCGGCGACGGACGGCGGTTCGAGGAGCAGCGGCGCCGCCGGATCGCACAGCGTCGTCCCCGGGCGGGCGGACTTCAGCCCGACCACCGCGACGATGTCGCCGGCCACGGCCCGCTCCAGTTCGGCGTGCCGGTCGGCCTGGACCCGCAGGATCCGGCCGATCCGCTCGGTGCGCCGCGTCCCGGCGTCCAGCACGGTGTCCCCCTTCCGGATCGTGCCCGAGTAGAGCCTCACGTACGTCAGCCGTCCCGTGGCCGTGGCGCTCACCTTGAACGCCAGGGCCGCGACCGGCGCCTCCGCCTCGGCGGCACGCTCCTGCTCCGTACCGTCGTGCGTGCCGCGTACGGCCGGCACGTCTAGCGGCGACGGCAGATACGCCACCACCGCGTCGAGCAGCGGTTCGATGCCACGGTTGCGGTAGGCGGAGCCGCAGAGCACGACCACGCCCTCGCCCGTGCGGGTCAGGTCGCGCAGCGCGGCGGCCAGCGTCCGCGCGGAGAGCGTGCCCCGTTCGCAGAACTCCTCCAGCGCCGCCGGATGCAGTTCGGCCACCGCCTCCTCCAGCCGCCGCCGTCGCCGCCCGGCCTCGTCCCTCAGGTCGTCGGGAACCGGCCCCTCCTCTGCCGTCTCGGATCCGTCCGCCCACACCAGCGCCCGCATGCGCAGCAGATCGACCACACCGACGAACCCGTCCTCCGTACCGATCGGCGACTGCACCACCAGCGGGACCGGGTGGAGCCGCTGCCGGATCGACTCGACGGCCGTGTCCAGGTCGGCGCCCGCGCGGTCCAGCTTGTTGACGAAGGCGATGCGCGGCACGCCGTGCCGGTCGGCCTGCCGCCACACCGACTCGCTCTGCGACTCGACGCCCGCGACCGCGTCGAACACGGCGATCGCCCCGTCGAGCACCCTGAGCGAACGCTCCACCTCGTCGGCGAAGTCGACGTGGCCGGGGGTGTCGATCAGGTTGATCCGATGTCCGTCCCAGGCGCAGCTGACGGCCGCCGCGAAGATGGTGATGCCCCGGTCGCGCTCCTGCGGATCGAAGTCGGTGACGGTCGTCCCGTCGTGGACCTCGCCCCGCTTGTGCGTGGTCCCGGTGGCGTACAGGAACCGCTCGGTGACGGTGGTCTTGCCGGCGTCGACGTGGGCGAGGATGCCCAGATTCCGCACGGTGGTCAGGGGGTTGGCGATGTTGGTGACGTTGCTGCGCATGGCCCGTGGCCTTTCAGCTGAGCTGTTTCAGGGCAGCGCGATTCCCGTACGGGTACGGCGGACGGCACGGACGTGCGCGCGGACGGAGCTGTCGCTCCGTCACGCGCACAGGGGTCGGCGTCAGGCGTGCGTCACGGGCATCCGGTACCGGCCGCGCAGCGGGCACCGGACGGACGAGGACACGAGGATCACCTCGTACAGGGAACGGGGAACGACGACGGCGGCGGTACGGTCACACACGGTCGGGCTCCCCTCTCTCGTCGGTTGTGGGGCGAGTCTAGGGACCGTGGCGGGGCCGGGTCACCGCATTTTCCGCGGGGCGGGTCATTCGGCCCGGATGTCGTCCACGTACACGACGCCCTTGGTCACCACCTCGCTCGCCCGGCCGAGGTACAGGTTGAATGTCTTGACCCGGGCCAGACGGGCCGCGTCGAGCACGGCGGTGGCGTTGCCGGTGTCCCAGGGGGCGGGCCGGAACTCGTCGAAGGGGACCCTGATCTCCTGCCCGCTCGTGTCGTCCAGCGCGAAGCGGTACTGGAACGGGATCCCGTCGGCGACGATCTCCAGCGCGCCCGCGTTCTCCGAACCGTCGCCCCGCAGCCACAGCCGCAGGGAGGTGAAGGCGGACCAGTCGGCGTCGACCGGCCTGCCGATCCCGGTGAACTCCGACCCGGTGAAGTCGTAGGCGTAGGCCAGTCCGTAGGAGCCCGAGGACTTGTGCTCGGTCGACAGGGTGAGGGTGTGGGTGTTGAGATGGGTGTACGCCTCGCCGAGCGCGACGTCGTCCCCGGCGTACCCCTCGAAGTCGTCGATCCACCCGGCGGGCAGCCGTGGAGCCTCGCCGAGGAGGACGACGGCGGAGTCGGTGAGCGTCCTGCCGTCGACCCGGGCGCGCACGGTGAGGGTCGCCGAGCCCTTCTTGCGCAGGGTGGGGCCGATCGACCAGACGGCCGAGTAGTAGCCGTCGGCGTCCGGGCGCAGCGCTCGGGCACGTCCGCCGTTCACGGAGTAGGTGACCCGGCTCGCCCGCGCGGGCGTGACCCGCACCCGGACGGTGGTCCTGGCGGCCGTCACACGCTGCCGGTCGGTCGGTGTCACCAGGTGCGCGGTCGGGCCGTTCCTGACGGCGGTGGTGCGGGCGGCGAACACCCCGCGCAGATCGGCGGCGAAGAGGGTGTAGGGGTCTTCGTGGAACCGGACGAAGTCCGGCAGCAGGGCGTGGCCCGGGTACGGCACATAAGCGCGCTTGGTGCCGCCGAAGTTGGCCCACGTGGCCATGTACGTCACCTGGCGGGCCAGCGGGTCACCCTCGACGGCCCGCAGCAGCCGGGTGAACCACTGCGGGTCGCGGATCTCGGTACCGCTCTCCCCGAACTCGGTGAAGGCGGGCACCTTGCCCCGCTCGTTCGCGAGGCGGACCACCATCGCCAGGTCCCTCACGAGACCGTCCAGCCAGGGGGTCGGCCCGGCGCCCTCGTCGTAGGAGTCGTAGCCGAGGACGTCGACGAACCGGTCGCCCGGGTAGGTGCGCAGGTACCCGGCCGGGTCGCCCCCGAGGCTGGCGTTGGGCGAGTAGGCGTAGAGCAGGTTGTGGACGCCCCTGACGTCACGCAGGTACTCCACGGTGTAGCGGAACAGCTCGATGAACTCGCCCGAGGTGGTGTGGCCGGCACCCCACCAGAACCAGCCGCCGTTGTTCTCGTGGAAGGGGCGGAAGATGACCGGGATGAGGGTGCCGTCCGGGCGCCGGGCGCCCTTGACCGCCTTCGCGACACGGTCGAGGAAGCGGTTGAAGCGCGCGTGCTTCGCTCCTCCGGGGAGGATCTGGCCGACGACGCGGCCCGTGGTGTCGTAGAAGTCCCCGCCGGTGACGAAGTTCGGCATGTGGGCGCTGAGGGTGTTGATGCCGCCGCGGGCGTCGCCCTGCCGGATGCACCGGCTGAGCGCGGCGATGTTCTCGGCGTCGGTGCCGTCCTCGGTGCCGGGGCGCTCGTCGCCGTCGAGGACAAGGGTGTCCCAGCCGAAGACCGCGGGGTGGTCGCCCACCGCCGCTCTGGTGTCGGACGCCCTGCCGTCGGGTGTGGTGAAGGTGAAGCCGTAGGTCAGGTCGTGCTGGTGACCGAACAGGACGCCTCTGCCCTGCTGCCGCTTCAGGTACGCGAACAGGGCGCGGGTGGCGGGGGTCGCGTGGTCGTCGACGATCCGGACCGGCGTCGGCGTGCCGGGGACCGCCGTCGGCGCGGCCATCGATGTGCGGGTGCCGGCGGCCGCGGCGACCGCGGCACCCAGCAGGACGAACGTGCGGCGCTTCAGGGGAGAGCTGGACATGTGTCTCCTGTGACGTGCTCGGCTGCCGGGGCGGCAGCGGTGGGGACGGCGCCGATGCCCTGCACGCGCGGAGTACGTCGGCCACGCGCGTCGGATGGGAGGCGTGTGCTTCAAGTGACGCTATTTGACTAGAGGTTGAGAAGAAACGAAAGAGTCCGGCTCGATCCGCCGGAGGCCGTCGGCGGCGGCGCGGGGCGCCGAGCACGGCCGGGAACACGCGAAGGGCCCCGACCGTCCGGTCGGGGCCCTTCTCACATGTGTCGCCGTAGCGAGTGTCCGAGGGGGGACTTGAACCCCCACGCCCGATAAAGGGCACTAGCACCTCAAGCTAGCGCGTCTGCCATTCCGCCACCCGGACCAGGTGTCTGCCGCCTGGCCGGGGGTGTTCCCCGCGGCGACATGGACAACAATACCAAGGTTTCGGAGTGCCTTTCACCTGCATATATCGGGGCTTCGGGCGGGGCCGTGCGGGCCTCGACGGGCGGGTCCGCACGGCCTCACGACGGGTGACCGGACGGTCACGAACAGGCCACTGCCGGCCAGGTCAGGCCACGGACGGCATGAGGTGGTGGTCGGGGAAGTTCCCCGGCAGCCGCTCCCCCGCCGGGCCGCGCGTGACCGCCTTGACGAGCAGGTCGCCGCCGACGAAGGCGCCCCGCCAGGACGCGCCGAAGCCGCCGAAGAGCTCGTCGCGGTCGCCGCGGGAGCGCGGCTTGCCGTGGCCGACCTTGAAGGCGCGGATCTGGGGTGCCAGCCGCTCGTACGTCGCCCGGTCGTCGGTGGACAGGGTGGCGACGAGTGCGCCGTTCGAGGCGTTCATGGCGGCGAGCAGCTCGGCCTCGGTGTCGACCAGGACGATCGTGTCGACCGGACCGAAGGGTTCCGCGTGGTGCAGCGGGGAGGACGGGGGCGGGTCGAGGAGGGTGACGGGCAGGACGTACGCGCCGGTGTCCTGGCCGGGCAGGAAGCGCGCGTCGGCGAGTCGCCCCCGGTGCAGCGGCACGGCGCCCCGGTCGACGGCCTCGGCGACCTGGTCGGTCAGTTCCTTGGCCTTGGCGGCGTTGATGAGGGGGCCGAAGTCCAGGGTCGGGTACGGGTCGTCGGGGTGCTCCACGGCCAGCGGGTGGCCCACCTTGAGGGTGCGGACCGCGGGCAGGTAGGCCGCGAGGAACTCGTCGAACAGCTCGCGCTGGACGACGAAGCGCGGATAGGCCGTGCAGCGCTGCTTGCCGTAGTCGAAGAGTTTGGGGACGACGGCGGTCAGGGTCTCCCAGTCGGTGTGGTTCCAGATGCCCCAGGCGTTCAGGCCCTCCTGTTCCAGGACGTGGCGTTTGCCGAGGTCGGCGACGGCGGTGGCCACGGCGGCGCCGGTATCGCGGCCGCCGACGAAGGAGACGCAGCCGATCTCGGGGGCGCGGACCAGCGCCTCGGACAGTTCGCGTCCGCTGCCGCTGACGAGGGTGACGGGGACGCCCTCGCGGGCGGCGAGCGCACTGGCGAGGGTGAGACAGGCGACGCCGCCGTCGGTGGGCGTCTTGGCGATGACGGCGTTCCCGGCGAGAGCCTGGACCAGCATCGCGTGGACGAGCACGCTCATCGGGTAGTTCCAGCTGGCGATGTTGGAGACCGGGCCGTCGAGGGGGACACGCCCCTCGACCATGGGTTCGATGCCGTCGACGTACCAGCGGACGCCGTCGATGGCCCGGTCGACGTCGGCCTGGGCCGGCCGCCAGGGCTTGCCGATCTCCCAGACGAGGAGCAGGGCGAGCAGTTCACGGTGCTCAGTGAGGGCGTCGAGGGTGGCGGCGACCCGGGCGCGGCGTTCGGCGAGGGGAACGTGGCGCCAGGCCCGGTGCTGGTCGAGACAGGCCCGGACGGCGTGGTACGCGGTGGCGCCGTCCAGTCGGGGCGGGCCCGCGACGGGGGTGCCGTCGACGGGGCTGGTGGCGGGCAGAGCCCGGCCGTCGGCCTGCCAGGAGCCGTTCCAGAGGTTGAGGACCCGGTCGTCCCGGAAGGCCTCGGGGGCGACGGCGAGACAGCGTCGCCACGCGTCGGTCCAGGCGGCGCCGGACTTGAGGGTGAGAGTGGGGGCCATGTCACGCACTGCCTTCCAGTGCGGCCAGCACCAGCCGGGCGG encodes the following:
- a CDS encoding glycoside hydrolase family 43 protein → MNRTLRAVLALLTSVAALLGLTTAFAGAAGAAHPPAGQATRYTMTAFTNSSESNMYVYDSPDATGFTLRKGPAYTPPSGLIRDPSIFKHTDGFYYLTYTTNWTGNTIGFARSTDRVNWTFLYNHTIPISGLTRTWAPEWFIDTDGSVNVIVSLTAASTAVHFTAHKITATNSALTAWSAPTQLAGIGPNNIDTFVVKVGSTYHAFTKNETTKYIEYATASSFTGPYTKQKTGDWAGFGDWVEGPALVQLDNGGWRIYYDGYRAGKYWYSDSYDNFATWSTPTEVPGLSGFIRHATVLKETVSGGVTLPTNTTRSLQSVNYPGRYAAVRSDNLGYIDPVTSSSSTAVKQSATFTIVPGLADANCYSFRDSSGRYLRHWDYRIRFDSSNGTAVFNKDATYCARPGATAGSVSLESYNYPGRYLRHYGYALRVDLYQNTDTFRADSSFTAVSPWA
- the fusA gene encoding elongation factor G: MRSNVTNIANPLTTVRNLGILAHVDAGKTTVTERFLYATGTTHKRGEVHDGTTVTDFDPQERDRGITIFAAAVSCAWDGHRINLIDTPGHVDFADEVERSLRVLDGAIAVFDAVAGVESQSESVWRQADRHGVPRIAFVNKLDRAGADLDTAVESIRQRLHPVPLVVQSPIGTEDGFVGVVDLLRMRALVWADGSETAEEGPVPDDLRDEAGRRRRRLEEAVAELHPAALEEFCERGTLSARTLAAALRDLTRTGEGVVVLCGSAYRNRGIEPLLDAVVAYLPSPLDVPAVRGTHDGTEQERAAEAEAPVAALAFKVSATATGRLTYVRLYSGTIRKGDTVLDAGTRRTERIGRILRVQADRHAELERAVAGDIVAVVGLKSARPGTTLCDPAAPLLLEPPSVADPVVSVAVEARRSTDTDRLATALARLAEEDPSLVVRTDPETGQTLLSGMGELHLEVAVEKVRQAHGLEVAVGRPRVACRETVVRGVSGLVFRHVKQDGGAGQFAHVVLDVAPLPPSEADGDGAATGFVFRSTVVGGRVPQEYVRAVEAGCRDALAEGPLGGHPVTGLSVTLTDGATHSKDSSEMAFRTAGRLGLREAMRAAVMGLLEPVADVMVTVPADAVGGVLGDLAARRGRVTDSVTRGESVVVTAVVPLAELFGYATRLRSRTQGRGTFTARPAGYAAAPGAVAVG
- a CDS encoding glycosyl hydrolase, translating into MSSSPLKRRTFVLLGAAVAAAAGTRTSMAAPTAVPGTPTPVRIVDDHATPATRALFAYLKRQQGRGVLFGHQHDLTYGFTFTTPDGRASDTRAAVGDHPAVFGWDTLVLDGDERPGTEDGTDAENIAALSRCIRQGDARGGINTLSAHMPNFVTGGDFYDTTGRVVGQILPGGAKHARFNRFLDRVAKAVKGARRPDGTLIPVIFRPFHENNGGWFWWGAGHTTSGEFIELFRYTVEYLRDVRGVHNLLYAYSPNASLGGDPAGYLRTYPGDRFVDVLGYDSYDEGAGPTPWLDGLVRDLAMVVRLANERGKVPAFTEFGESGTEIRDPQWFTRLLRAVEGDPLARQVTYMATWANFGGTKRAYVPYPGHALLPDFVRFHEDPYTLFAADLRGVFAARTTAVRNGPTAHLVTPTDRQRVTAARTTVRVRVTPARASRVTYSVNGGRARALRPDADGYYSAVWSIGPTLRKKGSATLTVRARVDGRTLTDSAVVLLGEAPRLPAGWIDDFEGYAGDDVALGEAYTHLNTHTLTLSTEHKSSGSYGLAYAYDFTGSEFTGIGRPVDADWSAFTSLRLWLRGDGSENAGALEIVADGIPFQYRFALDDTSGQEIRVPFDEFRPAPWDTGNATAVLDAARLARVKTFNLYLGRASEVVTKGVVYVDDIRAE
- a CDS encoding aldehyde dehydrogenase family protein translates to MAPTLTLKSGAAWTDAWRRCLAVAPEAFRDDRVLNLWNGSWQADGRALPATSPVDGTPVAGPPRLDGATAYHAVRACLDQHRAWRHVPLAERRARVAATLDALTEHRELLALLLVWEIGKPWRPAQADVDRAIDGVRWYVDGIEPMVEGRVPLDGPVSNIASWNYPMSVLVHAMLVQALAGNAVIAKTPTDGGVACLTLASALAAREGVPVTLVSGSGRELSEALVRAPEIGCVSFVGGRDTGAAVATAVADLGKRHVLEQEGLNAWGIWNHTDWETLTAVVPKLFDYGKQRCTAYPRFVVQRELFDEFLAAYLPAVRTLKVGHPLAVEHPDDPYPTLDFGPLINAAKAKELTDQVAEAVDRGAVPLHRGRLADARFLPGQDTGAYVLPVTLLDPPPSSPLHHAEPFGPVDTIVLVDTEAELLAAMNASNGALVATLSTDDRATYERLAPQIRAFKVGHGKPRSRGDRDELFGGFGASWRGAFVGGDLLVKAVTRGPAGERLPGNFPDHHLMPSVA